From Scomber scombrus chromosome 6, fScoSco1.1, whole genome shotgun sequence, the proteins below share one genomic window:
- the rabl2 gene encoding RAB, member of RAS oncogene family-like 2 — protein MADDAGGIPELDQKKYDADEQVKIICLGDSAVGKSKLMERFLMDEYRPQQLSTYALTLYKHTATVGNKTVAVDFWDTAGQERFKSMHPSYYHKAHACIMVFDVQRKITYKNLANWYKELRDYRPEIPCCVVANKIDADLKVTQRSFSFGKKQGLPFYFVSAADGTNVVKMFREMIKRAVDYKKNPSDFMDEVMQELENFDLEKKEDNSDADEDGLKAQSPELV, from the exons ATGGCTGACGATGCAGGCGGCATCCCTGAACTAGACCAGAAGAAATACGACGCAGACGAGCAGGTGAAGATCATCTGCCTGGGAGACAGCGCAGTGGGTAAATCTAA gCTGATGGAGAGGTTTCTCATGGATGAATA TCGTCCCCAGCAGTTGTCAACATATGCTTTGACTCTCTACAAACACACAGCGACTGTAGGCAACAAGACAGTCGCGGTTG aTTTCTGGGACACTGCTGGTCAGGAGAGGTTTAAGAGCATGCACCCCTCATACTACCACAAAGCACATGCATGCATAATG GTTTTTGATGTTCAGAGAAAGATTACATATAAAAATCTGGCCAACTGGTATAAAGAACTGAGAGACTACAGACCGGAGATACCCTGTTGTGTGGTTGCCAACAAAATTGACG CTGATTTGAAGGTGACACAAAGAAGCTTTAGCTTTGGGAAGAAGCAAGGACTTCCATTTTACTTTGTATCAGCAGCTGATGGGACTAATGTAGTTAAG ATGTTTAGAGAGATGATCAAGAGAGCAGTGGACTACAAGAAAAACCCCAGTGACTTCATGGATGAAGTGATGCAAGAATTAGAG AACTTTGAcctggaaaagaaagaagataatTCGGATGCAGATGAGGATGGATTGAAAGCACAGAGCCCCGAGTTGGTCTGA
- the cimap1b gene encoding ciliary microtubule associated protein 1B: MASTEAWVGTWRPHKPRGPIAALYGSPGPKYALPGLTGITHHDPTKYKAPMFSFGTRHDEANFTSSPGPRYLVPSNITRAGRDGTPAFSLHSRPKDPRVFQVPGPGHYSPERSGKSVLRSSPAYSLAARSKDSANSQVPGPASYSLPPMLGPKTVVTPAAPTYSLCGRSKTGSFAEDLKKTPGPAAYRVVDPCIYRSKPPQFSMTGRNFTPGETTRKPGPGAHFPERVTFTRTKAPSFSFGLRHSEYTVPLISDMGD, encoded by the exons ATGGCAAGCACTGAAGCCTGGGTTGGGACCTGGAGGCCCCACAAGCCAAGAGGGCCCATAGCTGCCCTCTATGGCAGCCCAGGGCCCAAGTATGCACTGCCTGGACTCACAG GTATTACTCACCATGACCCTACTAAATACAAAGCACCAATGTTCAGCTTTGGAACTCGTCATGATGAGGCCAATTTTACCTCCTCGCCTGGACCAAGATACCTCGTCCCATCCAATATCACCAGAGCGGGCCGAGATGGCACCCCTGCATTTTCACTCCACAGCCGTCCAAAGGATCCCAGAGTGTTCCAGGTTCCTGGACCAG GCCACTACTCCCCAGAGCGTTCAGGAAAGTCAGTTTTGCGCTCTTCTCCTGCTTATTCTCTAGCTGCGAGGAGCAAAGACAGCGCTAATAGCCAAGTGCCAG GTCCAGCGTCCTACAGTCTGCCACCTATGCTGGGACCCAAAACTGTGGTCACACCTGCAGCACCCACTTACTCTCTCTGTGGCCGCAGCAAAACTGGGAGCTTCGCAGAGGACTTGAAGAAG ACTCCAGGCCCTGCAGCCTACAGAGTTGTGGACCCTTGTATTTACAGGTCAAAACCTCCCCAGTTCAGCATGACGGGCCGCAACTTCACGCCTGGTGAAACCACAAGGAAACCGGGACCTGGAGCACACTTCCCTGAGCGG GTGACCTTCACAAGAACAAAAGCTCCAAGCTTCTCTTTTGGATTGCGTCACTCTGAATACACTGTACCCCTCATTTCAGATATGGGGGATTAA
- the zgc:77752 gene encoding protein tyrosine phosphatase domain-containing protein 1 yields the protein MMPTVAPHLSVPRPSYSQARENLVKAIPPKLLCLLACGGKDCRYEAPECWKANQQIIRGLYSSWVTDDIIAMTRPSTHLIEKYNIIDQFQRLNIKSIINMQIPGEHAHCGPPLDPESGFTYSPQIFMDNDVYFYNFGMPDFGVTSLSGIIDEVKVLAFAVKEGRVAVHCHAGLGRTGVLIACYLVYTLRISPSEAVHYVRIKRPRSIQTRAQISQVFDFARLLGTQLVQYPDLSLRHGAPFTLQHYLNRQALLLHGQEARTLRQIPKVVYLLCMRLSCLALGLPVPPEVYAELEKRSVLRTLSRTLRETLVSKQYLPLLREGHRGSWVSSGSVSSWDEPLGFLERKRDVLLDKRSYSDSDLSKITVNKDLESSSLTPALGNERHWCIQDPIKPDMRPVSPVLAAFSSEWISKKESNALNIPISGMNTSNICAKKSMCTAKKALPKHNSNLELCRNPHNPGPTSGARVVAKAMADQGPPGETVLQRSALLQEELNSSDCGWALVVTESDPEVLSCLLWTWLEKLREPVLSADDIERLSCGASNRKYLSVLKKSQRHTIYCLLSCVSTVTSLCPHREDALLLRLMRALTRRPHEEMGRLAALMKILKATLRETVNDYRYLRRTCSINV from the exons ATGATGCCGACCGTGGCCCCACACCTATCAGTACCTCGGCCCTCCTACTCCCAGGCCAGGGAGAACCTGGTGAAGGCAATCCCACCCAAGCTCCTCTGTCTGCTGGCCTGTGGAGGAAAAGACTGTCGCTATGAAGCTCCAGAGTGTTGGAAAGCAAACCAACAAATTATCCGAGGCCTTTACTCTTCCTG GGTGACAGATGACATAATTGCCATGACACGACCCTCCACTCATCTAATTGAGAAGTACAACATCATAGACCAATTTCAAAG GTTGAACATCAAATCAATCATTAACATGCAAATCCCAGGCGAGCATGCTCACTGTGGACCTCCCCTAGACCCTGAAAGTGGCTTCACATACTCCCCACAGATCTTCATGGACAACGACG TTTACTTTTACAACTTTGGGATGCCAGATTTTGGTGTGACATCCCTCTCTGGAATAATTGATGAGGTGAAGGTTTTGGCCTTTGctgtgaaggaaggaagagtggCCGTGCACTGCCATGCAGGCCTAGGCAGGACAG GTGTCCTGATAGCCTGTTACTTAGTCTACACCCTGCGTATCAGTCCGAGTGAGGCTGTCCACTATGTGCGGATTAAACGGCCACGATCTATCCAAACCCGAGCACAGATCAGCCAGGTGTTTGACTTTGCTCGCCTGCTTGGTACACAGCTAGTCCAGTACCCAGACCTCAGCCTGCGGCATGGAGCCCCTTTCACGCTGCAGCACTACTTAAACCGACAGGCACTCCTGCTGCATGGCCAGGAGGCACGCACCCTCAGACAAATACCCAAG GTGGTGTACCTTCTGTGTATGCGTCTCTCCTGCTTAGCCCTGGGTCTCCCTGTACCTCCAGAGGTATATGCTGAGCTTGAGAAGAGGTCGGTACTGAGGACCCTGAGCAGGACACTGAGGGAGACCCTGGTGTCCAAACAGTACTTGCCCTTGCTGAGGGAAGGTCATAGGGGCTCGTGGGTAAGCTCAGGGTCAGTGTCCTCCTGGGACGAGCCACTAGGATTCttagagaggaagagagatgtGCTGCTGGACAAACGCAGCTACAGTGACTCCGACCTCAGCAAGATCACagtaaataaa GATCTGGAGAGTTCATCTCTCACCCCTGCACTTGGAAATGAGCGACACTGGTGCATACAGGATCCAATAAAACCTGATATGAGGCCAGTTAGTCCGGTCCTTGCAGCATTTTCATCAGAGTGGATCTCCAAAAAAGAATCTAATGCTCTCAATATCCCAATATCTGGTATGAACACAAGCAACATCTGTGCTAAGAAGTCTATGTGCACAGCTAAAAAGGCACTCCCCAAACACAACTCCAACCTTGAG TTGTGCAGAAATCCACACAATCCAGGCCCAACCTCGGGGGCTCGTGTTGTTGCCAAGGCGATGGCAGACCAAGGTCCTCCAGGAGAAACCGTTCTGCAGAGGTCGGCGCTGCTGCAG GAGGAACTGAACAGTAGCGACTGTGGCTGGGCTCTGGTGGTCACAGAGTCAGACCCTGAAGTTCTCAGTTGTCTGTTATGGACCTGGCTGGAGAAGCTAAGG GAGCCGGTCCTGAGTGCAGACGATATAGAAAGGTTGAGCTGTGGAGCAAGCAACAGGAAATATCTAAGTGTGCTCAAGAAG TCACAGAGACACACCATTTATTGTCTGCTGAGCTGTGTGAGTACAGTGACCAGCCTGTGTCCACACAGAGAGGATGCACTGCTGCTGCGACTGATGCGAGCACTTACACGG CGACCCCATGAGGAAATGGGACGccttgcagctttaatgaagATCCTGAAGGCCACTTTGAGAGAAACTGTCAATGACTACAGATACCTCAGGAGGACCTGCAGCATTAATGTTTGA
- the LOC133981524 gene encoding ADP-ribosylation factor 4-like yields the protein MGLTISSIFGRLFGKKQMRILMVGLDAAGKTTILYKLKLGEIVTTIPTIGFNVETVEFKNISFTVWDVGGQDKIRPLWRHYFQNTQGLIFVVDSNDRERVAESAEELSKMLLEDELKDAVLLVFANKQDLPNALSVSELTDKLGLHALRNKTWHIESTCATQGTGLYEGLDWLSKELSKS from the exons ATGGGGCTCACCATCTCGTCCATCTTCGGTCGGCTGTTTGGCAAAAAACAGATGAGGATTTTGATGG TTGGGCTGGATGCTGCTGGAAAAACGACCATCTTGTACAAATTGAAGCTCGGTGAAATTGTGACCACCATCCCAACCATTG GTTTCAATGTGGAGACAGtagaatttaaaaatatcagtTTCACTGTATGGGATGTGGGTGGCCAGGACAAGATCAGACCCCTCTGGAGACACTATTTCCAGAACACACAG GGCCTCATCTTTGTGGTGGACAGTAATGACAGAGAAAGAGTGGCTGAGTCTGCAGAGGAGCTCTCAAAGATG TTGCTGGAGGATGAGTTGAAAGACGCTGTTTTGCTGGTGTTTGCTAACAAACAGGACCTGCCCAATGCCTTATCAGTCAGCGAACTCACAGACAAACTCGGCCTACACGCCCTCCGCAACAAAACT TGGCACATTGAGTCAACCTGCGCCACCCAGGGCACTGGGCTCTATGAAGGACTTGACTGGCTATCCAAAGAGCTGTCCAAGAGCTAA
- the neto2b gene encoding neuropilin and tolloid-like protein 2 encodes MSLICTQASSVKVRMSLAAKQLQLLKRHKSASGHSDMFSLSVSLLSLFLGCTHPHTLLASFTVWIFLLFIEEGFALVQKTKDVGAGSKGVKPSQRPQHSGYCGNWVRNTDGGTFSSPNYPKMYPPNKECLYVLEALPRQRIELLFDENFYIEASFECRFDHIEVRDGPFSFSPIINRFCGSASPGLVLSSGRFMWIRFFSDEELEGIGFQVQYCFTADPEFHLHVGGLLNPIPDCQFELSGADGLIRSSQVEEEYKIKPDQAVDCIWTIRAPTNNRIYLRFLEYQMEHSNECKKNFVAVYDGSNAIEDLKAKFCSTVANDIMLDTGVGVVRMWADEASRLSRFRMLFTSFADPPCVGSAFFCHSNMCINTSLVCNGIQNCVFPWDESNCKEKKNKGLFHQITKTHGTIICVSTGVVLLLLIISILVQVKQPRKKVLVRKNNLFQRGDFQEVFDPPHYELFTLRDKEMSGDLGELSEELQSLQALRRSSLGSRCIHEHHCGSQASVNSIKASHGAHGMGRGSMELPPFRGDIQSALPPFQDLNNSLRKKSWPSMKPDRMQGHHGMGDRAVGRHDRVMEEDEEEEEDGRYDVYVRRAGSRRGNYEMAQQRSLSMDF; translated from the exons ATGTCGCTCATTTGCACCCAGGCATCATCTGTCAAAGTGAGGATGTCTTTGGCTGCAAAGCAATTACAGCTGCTGAAGAGACACAAATCTGCCAGTGGACACAGTGACATGTTCT CTCTCTCcgtttctcttctttctttattccttgGTTGTACCCATCCTCACACACTGCTGGCTTCTTTTACAGTCTGGATCTTTCTCTTGTTCATTGAAGAGGGATTTGCTCTGGTGCAAAAGACTAAAG ATGTAGGTGCAGGATCAAAAGGAGTAAAACCTTCTCAGCGGCCGCAGCATTCTGGTTACTGTGGAAACTGGGTACGAAACACAGATGGCGGCACATTCAGCTCCCCAAACTACCCGAAAATGTACCCTCCCAACAAGGAGTGCCTGTACGTACTGGAAG CCCTGCCCCGGCAGAGGATAGAGCTGCTGTTTGATGAGAACTTCTACATTGAGGCCTCATTTGAATGTCGTTTCGACCACATTGAGGTGCGGGATGGTCCCTTCAGCTTCTCGCCAATCATCAATCGATTCTGTGGCTCTGCCAGTCCAGGACTTGTCCTCTCCAGTGGACGCTTCATGTGGATCCGCTTTTTCAGCGATGAAGAGCTAGAAGGAATTGGCTTCCAGGTTCAGTACTGCTTTACTGCag ACCCTGAATTTCACCTTCATGTGGGAGGACTGTTAAACCCCATCCCAG ATTGTCAGTTTGAGCTATCTGGGGCTGATGGCCTGATCCGTTCTAGTCAGGTAGAGGAGGAGTACAAAATAAAGCCAGACCAGGCAGTGGACTGCATCTGGACTATACGCGCTCCAACAAACAACAGG ATTTACCTGCGGTTCTTGGAATACCAGATGGAACACTCAAATGAATGTAAGAAGAACTTTGTGGCTGTTTATGATGGCAGTAATGCTATCGAAGACCTAAAG GCCAAGTTTTGTAGTACAGTAGCTAATGACATCATGCTGGACACTGGTGTGGGAGTAGTGAGGATGTGGGCTGATGAGGCAAGCCGTCTCAGCCGTTTCCGGATGCTGTTCACATCTTTTGCTGACC cacCCTGTGTAGGCAGCGCATTCTTTTGCCACAGTAACATGTGCATCAACACTTCTCTGGTGTGCAACGGCATACAAAACTGTGTCTTCCCTTGGGATGAAAGCAACTGCAAAG agaaaaagaacaaaggTCTTTTTCACCAGATCACAAAGACTCATGGGACAATAATCTGTGTGTCCACGGGAgtggtgctgctgctcctcATCATCTCCATTCTGGTGCAAGTCAAACAGCCACGTAAAAAG GTGTTGGTACGTAAGAATAACCTGTTCCAGCGGGGTGACTTCCAGGAGGTGTTTGACCCTCCACATTATGAACTCTTTACTCTCAGAGACAAG GAGATGTCTGGGGACCTTGGGGAGTTATCAGAGGAACTACAGTCCCTGCAGGCACTCAGGAGATCCTCATTAGGTTCACGGTGCATTCACGAACACCATTGTGGCTCTCAGGCCTCTGTCAACTCCATCAAAGCCAGCCATGGTGCACATGGCATGGGCAGGGGATCCATGGAGCTCCCCCCTTTCAGAGGGGACATCCAGAGCGCCTTACCGCCTTTTCAGGACTTGAACAACAGCCTGCGTAAGAAGAGCTGGCCTAGTATGAAACCAGACCGAATGCAGGGGCATCATGGTATGGGGGATAGAGCAGTGGGGCGGCATGATAGAGTGATGGAAGAggacgaagaagaagaggaggatggacGGTACGATGTGTATGTACGCAGAGCAGGAAGCAGAAGAGGGAACTATGAAATGGCCCAGCAAAGATCCTTGTCCATGGACTTCTGA